The Thunnus maccoyii chromosome 9, fThuMac1.1, whole genome shotgun sequence genome includes a region encoding these proteins:
- the LOC121904180 gene encoding uncharacterized protein LOC121904180 isoform X1 — protein sequence MDVENLDDLMNCDDIWEDEEFTLPRPPSAISEESATSYASSWCSLSGESISTYTTWGSRTDSEISEVITPSYEDEEDETEIESSSRLSIRSEESTRPVSSAVSSRQARDSHYEVLRALPSGPAGHDGYPVFTQDDKKAAAANLQLAGEVIDQVNSVLSMTIQPSMDGGSFSVTTAASCQVSDDKTAKKALEGAMVTMKSFITGRGTTVKRRIQTQNGFHSHNKEEALARQFNHKMKRSLWRKKRIHPAPEEHLVKAGMSGSTDLTSRGIGGWLSGPLELEDYVEDKDVAPEDIVSSLSSTSFIKPDHQVVEITTDESTDETRTSSQSSDFGDEDEEEETFSQISVDQSQPASKCLSNNQDYVAETKASKSKGLFSLFRSIFSKKKKIKNEEQNKRASTEKQTKQRPVLMRLLHSSSTSSHCLTD from the exons ATGGATGTTGAAAATCTTGATGATCTGATGAATTGTGACGACATTTGGGAGGACGAAGAGTTCACCCTCCCTCGTCCCCCGTCAGCCATCAGTGAGGAGAGTGCAACATCATACGCCTCCTCATGGTGTTCACTCAGTGGGGAGAGCATATCAACATATACCACTTGGGGTTCCCGCACTGACTCTGAAATCTCAGAAGTGATCACACCATCTTatgaagatgaggaagatgagaCTGAGATAGAGTCAAGCTCCAGACTGTCCATCAGGTCAGAAGAGAGCACAAGGCCTGTCTCCAGCGCTGTCTCAAGTCGCCAGGCCAGAGACTCTCATTATGAGGTTCTGAGGGCTTTGCCTTCAGGACCTGCAGGACATGATGGATATCCTGTATTCACACAGGACgacaaaaaagcagcagcagcaaacttGCAACTAGCTGGAGAGGTCATTGATCAGGTCAACTCTGTCCTATCCATGACCATACAACCCTCTATGGATGGAGGATCCTTCAGCGTCACTACTGCTGCCAGCTGCCAGGTGTCAGACGACAAAACAGCCAAGAAGGCTTTGGAGGGAGCCATGGTAACCATGAAATCTTTCATCACAGGACGAGGCACTACAGTGAAGAGAAGGATTCAGACACAGAATGGTTTCCATTCTCACAATAAAGAGGAGGCACTGGCAAGACAATTTAACCACAAGATGAAGAGGTCACTATGGCGGAAGAAGAGGATTCACCCAGCTCCAGAGGAACATTTGGTTAAGGCAGGCATGTCAGGCAGCACTGACTTGACATCTAGAGGCATAGGAGGATGGTTGTCCGGTCCGCTAGAGTTGGAGGACTATGTGGAGGACAAGGACGTGGCACCAGAAGACAttgtttcatctctgtcttcTACTAGCTTTATTAAACCAGATCATCAGGTGGTTGAAATTACGACTGATGAGTCCACAGATGAGACGAGAACTTCTTCTCAGTCCAGTGACTTTGGcgatgaagatgaggaagaggaaaccTTTAGCCAGATCTCTGTGGACCAGTCTCAGCCTGCGTCCAAGTGTCTGAGCAACAACCAAGATTATGTGGCGGAGACCAAGGCTAGTAAGAGCAAAGGGCTCTTCAGCCTCTTCCGCAGCATCTTCTCAAAG aagaagaagataaagAACGAGGAGCAGAACAAGAGGGCTTCTACTGAGAAACAAACTAAACAGCGTCCTGTGTTGATGCGGCTGTTGCACTCCAGTTCAACAAGCAGCCATTGCCTTACAGATTAA
- the htr1aa gene encoding 5-hydroxytryptamine (serotonin) receptor 1A a yields MDFIATNSNDSNATSGYPAGVDVVADWDGGENGTGSGSLPDLLLSYQIITSLFLGALILCSIFGNACVVAAIALERSLQNVANYLIGSLAVTDLMVSVLVLPMAALYQVLNKWTLGQEICDLFISLDVLCCTSSILHLCAIALDRYWAITDPIDYVNKRTPRRAAILISVTWLIGFSISIPPMLGWRSAEDRANPDACIISQDPGYTIYSTFGAFYIPLILMLVLYGRIFKAARFRIRKTVKKTETAKVSDKCLTVSPAIFHKKTNGEAGGKGWKRSDESKPSSPCVNGAVKHGEEGESLEIIEVISNSKTHLPLPNTPQSSHGHENMNEKNSGAKRKIALARERKTVKTLGIIMGTFIFCWLPFFIVALVLPFCAESCYMPDWLGAVINWLGYSNSLLNPIIYAYFNKDFQSAFKKIIKCKFHRP; encoded by the coding sequence ATGGATTTTATAGCAACAAACAGCAACGACAGCAACGCGACCAGCGGTTACCCTGCCGGTGTGGACGTGGTTGCCGACTGGGACGGGGGTGAGAATGGCACGGGGAGTGGGTCTCTGCCAGATCTGCTGCTGAGTTACCAGATCATCACCTCTCTGTTCCTGGGGGCCCTCATCCTCTGCTCCATATTTGGCAACGCGTGCGTCGTGGCAGCCATCGCCCTGGAGAGATCTCTCCAGAATGTGGCTAACTATCTGATCGGATCCCTGGCCGTGACAGACCTCATGGTGTCGGTGCTGGTTCTGCCAATGGCGGCCCTCTACCAGGTTTTGAACAAGTGGACACTGGGGCAGGAAATCTGTGATTTATTCATCTCTCTGGATGTACTGTGTTGCACATCATCCATCCTGCATCTGTGCGCAATTGCCTTGGACAGGTACTGGGCCATAACAGACCCCATTGACTATGTAAATAAACGGACGCCAAGGCGAGCTGCAATCTTGATTAGCGTGACTTGGCTAATTGGTTTCTCCATCTCTATTCCGCCTATGTTAGGCTGGAGAAGCGCCGAAGACAGAGCGAACCCCGACGCCTGCATCATCAGCCAGGACCCGGGCTACACCATCTACTCCACATTTGGGGCTTTCTACATCCCTCTTATCCTCATGTTGGTCCTGTACGGGCGAATATTCAAGGCTGCACGGTTTCGGATTCGGAAGACGGTcaagaaaacagagacagcaaAAGTATCAGACAAGTGTTTGACTGTGTCTCCGGCGATCTTCCACAAGAAAACAAACGGGGAGGCTGGAGGCAAAGGCTGGAAGCGCAGCGACGAGTCCAAACCCAGCTCTCCGTGCGTAAACGGCGCGGTGAAGCATGGAGAGGAGGGCGAGTCGCTGGAGATCATAGAAGTTATCAGCAACTCAAAGACCCACCTGCCACTGCCCAACACCCCACAGTCATCGCATGGCCAcgaaaacatgaatgaaaagaaCTCGGGAGCGAAGAGAAAGATCGCGCTGGCCAGGGAACGCAAAACGGTTAAAACACTGGGGATCATCATGGGAACTTTCATCTTCTGCTGGCTCCCCTTTTTCATCGTCGCACTAGTGCTGCCTTTCTGTGCAGAGAGCTGCTACATGCCCGACTGGCTGGGCGCAGTCATAAACTGGCTGGGTTACTCCAACTCTCTCCTCAACCCCATCATATATGCCTACTTCAACAAAGACTTCCAAAGTGCTTTCAAGAAGATTATAAAATGCAAATTTCACAGACCGTAA
- the LOC121904180 gene encoding uncharacterized protein LOC121904180 isoform X2, with amino-acid sequence MDVENLDDLMNCDDIWEDEEFTLPRPPSAISEESATSYASSWCSLSGESISTYTTWGSRTDSEISEVITPSYEDEEDETEIESSSRLSIRSEESTRPVSSAVSSRQARDSHYEVLRALPSGPAGHDGYPVFTQDDKKAAAANLQLAGEVIDQVNSVLSMTIQPSMDGGSFSVTTAASCQVSDDKTAKKALEGAMVTMKSFITGRGTTVKRRIQTQNGFHSHNKEEALARQFNHKMKRSLWRKKRIHPAPEEHLVKAGMSGSTDLTSRGIGGWLSGPLELEDYVEDKDVAPEDIVSSLSSTSFIKPDHQVVEITTDESTDETRTSSQSSDFGDEDEEEETFSQISVDQSQPASKCLSNNQDYVAETKASKSKGLFSLFRSIFSKKKIKNEEQNKRASTEKQTKQRPVLMRLLHSSSTSSHCLTD; translated from the exons ATGGATGTTGAAAATCTTGATGATCTGATGAATTGTGACGACATTTGGGAGGACGAAGAGTTCACCCTCCCTCGTCCCCCGTCAGCCATCAGTGAGGAGAGTGCAACATCATACGCCTCCTCATGGTGTTCACTCAGTGGGGAGAGCATATCAACATATACCACTTGGGGTTCCCGCACTGACTCTGAAATCTCAGAAGTGATCACACCATCTTatgaagatgaggaagatgagaCTGAGATAGAGTCAAGCTCCAGACTGTCCATCAGGTCAGAAGAGAGCACAAGGCCTGTCTCCAGCGCTGTCTCAAGTCGCCAGGCCAGAGACTCTCATTATGAGGTTCTGAGGGCTTTGCCTTCAGGACCTGCAGGACATGATGGATATCCTGTATTCACACAGGACgacaaaaaagcagcagcagcaaacttGCAACTAGCTGGAGAGGTCATTGATCAGGTCAACTCTGTCCTATCCATGACCATACAACCCTCTATGGATGGAGGATCCTTCAGCGTCACTACTGCTGCCAGCTGCCAGGTGTCAGACGACAAAACAGCCAAGAAGGCTTTGGAGGGAGCCATGGTAACCATGAAATCTTTCATCACAGGACGAGGCACTACAGTGAAGAGAAGGATTCAGACACAGAATGGTTTCCATTCTCACAATAAAGAGGAGGCACTGGCAAGACAATTTAACCACAAGATGAAGAGGTCACTATGGCGGAAGAAGAGGATTCACCCAGCTCCAGAGGAACATTTGGTTAAGGCAGGCATGTCAGGCAGCACTGACTTGACATCTAGAGGCATAGGAGGATGGTTGTCCGGTCCGCTAGAGTTGGAGGACTATGTGGAGGACAAGGACGTGGCACCAGAAGACAttgtttcatctctgtcttcTACTAGCTTTATTAAACCAGATCATCAGGTGGTTGAAATTACGACTGATGAGTCCACAGATGAGACGAGAACTTCTTCTCAGTCCAGTGACTTTGGcgatgaagatgaggaagaggaaaccTTTAGCCAGATCTCTGTGGACCAGTCTCAGCCTGCGTCCAAGTGTCTGAGCAACAACCAAGATTATGTGGCGGAGACCAAGGCTAGTAAGAGCAAAGGGCTCTTCAGCCTCTTCCGCAGCATCTTCTCAAAG aagaagataaagAACGAGGAGCAGAACAAGAGGGCTTCTACTGAGAAACAAACTAAACAGCGTCCTGTGTTGATGCGGCTGTTGCACTCCAGTTCAACAAGCAGCCATTGCCTTACAGATTAA